The following proteins are encoded in a genomic region of Columba livia isolate bColLiv1 breed racing homer chromosome 17, bColLiv1.pat.W.v2, whole genome shotgun sequence:
- the MPHOSPH9 gene encoding M-phase phosphoprotein 9 isoform X7, whose amino-acid sequence MGMRSEVFEENECIVNQLRSNEAESQPNASGLHQECLGNDASVNSGHGACSASQLNPGTSNNVIQCTDCMEKTSQGQGDAAVLQSDAAVAGVQKKRELHPPKKEEKFLSGRSDILVFPAESEHKVDEAQCGKKPSKSLTSWAQKLRQNQPKRINAEEVCVNSMHENEQAKKLPLENTNHSGAALPPYTFYLNQPNESPNSLVSEASGLSYWKLDEKEMYHSLPENFRSEFADVFSTKVSPDQLSSADETKLSSLKDIYHKRQRENKQLPDQNFMPSSQCSHPPEILTLDPTLHMKPGQQNPGRCFFNIPEEPTPFSPDSMAEPGFSSHCDTDSFSQTSNSSQFDDSPQYPASSRAAHLDLWRNHPFQNEHQTSCPFPMAYTDANNENLVNAEEEETLTLTPSSVTHCADSSLPECSLSVTSVEDPVIMSKIRQNLREKHARHIADLRAYYDSEIQSLKQQLEASHRTASAEDLEKINQNLADRCDHLDAALNEASARIKALENKNKMLENQVADWRERFYAVSSTSKVLQERVEEMRTTNKEKDNTISRLKSRLKDLEEAFEKAYKSSDNKNTRLKEENKMFQNLLGEYESLGKEHERVKDTLNATENKLLDANTQISDLKRTISKLEAQLKQVEHENTLKLRHITESRLRTSCANKLATPDVSRRKWLIPGAEYSIFTGQPLEAQESPKDNRFEETCVPSRHHSPPEKDSSQEDSSTNTIEKKENEMSEAPIIKAFKELEEGKAFKDWGTQTEKEDASAKTSNRRQTVGFVEASLVANRSPEKGKDPHRPKRYSSPASQRSSSLPPSNRKANTPTRREIMLAPVSVTYSPKRSPRENLSPGFSHLLSKNENTVTRFDILLDDLEAGPSSTLQHNNPRKRLQFLALDDVEGRQHSGVRNNSCAESINTGMKKATEWDERSATQKSEPVPPPCEGEFKYAARIATLADTERLFDELTQEKQQAKIIFMLKLGGNVVVVREIEAALSRIPCSGGRMTLQARINQEALEDRLERINRDLGSIRMTLKRFHVLRTSANL is encoded by the exons ATGGGGATGCGTTCTGAAGTCTTTGAAGAAAACGAGTGCATTGTCAATCAACTTAGATCAAATGAGGCGGAAAGTCAGCCAAATGCATCTGGTCTACATCAGGAATGTCTTGGAAATGATGCTTCAGTGAATAGCGGGCACGGTGCATGTTCTGCCTCCCAACTGAACCCTGGCACATCGAACAACGTTATCCAGTGCACAGACTGCATGGAGAAAACTTCCCAAGGGCAGGGTGATGCAGCAGTATTGCAGAGTGACGCAGCGGTAGCCGGTgttcaaaagaaaagagaacttcaccccccaaaaaaagaggaaaaatttttGTCGGGAAGGAGTGATATTTTAGTTTTTCCTGCTGAATCTGAACATAAAGTTGATGAGGCTCAATGTGGAAAGAAACCCAG TAAATCTTTAACATCATGGGCACAAAAGTTGagacaaaaccaaccaaaaagaaTAAACGCTGAAGAAGTATGTGTGAACTCTATGCATGAAAATGAGCAAGCAAAGAAATTACCCCTTGAGAAT ACAAACCATAGCGGTGCTGCTTTGCCACCTTACACTTTTTACCTCAACCAGCCTAATGAAAGTCCGAATTCCTTAGTGTCTGAAGCTTCAG GGCTTTCATACTGGAAGTTAGATGAAAAGGAGATGTATCACTCTTTACCAGAGAATTTCAGAAGTGAGTTTGCTGATGTTTTCTCCACAAAAGTATCACCAGATCAG TTATCTTCTGCTGACGAAACAAAGCTCTCGTCATTGAAGGATATTTATCATAAAAGACAAAGGGAGAATAAGCAGCTGCCAGACCAGAATTTTATGCCTTCTTCCCAGTGCAGTCACCCACCAGAG ATCTTGACGTTGGACCCAACCCTGCACATGAAACCAGGTCAGCAGAACCCAGGACGCTGTTTTTTCAATATTCCTGAGGAGCCGACTCCTTTTTCTCCAGACTCTATGGCAGAGCCTGGGTTTTCCAGTCATTGTGATACAGACTCTTTTTCGCAGACGAGTAATTCATCTCAGTTCGATGATTCTCCCCAGTatcctgccagcagcagagctgcgcATTTGGACCTCTGGAGAAACCACCCGTTCCAAAATGAACACCAGACCAGCTGTCCCTTTCCAATGGCATATACGGATGCTAATAATGAGAATTTAGTCAACgctgaggaggaagaaacactGACTCTAACTCCGTCTTCTGTTACTCACTGTGCTGACAGCAGTTTGCCAGAATGCAGCCTTTCAGTGACATCTGTTGAAGATCCTGTGATAATGTCAAA gATTAGGCAGAACTTGAGGGAAAAGCATGCTCGCCACATAGCTGATCTACGCGCTTACTATGACTCTGAGATACAGAGCTTGAAGCAGCAGCTTGAGGCAAGTCATAGAACTGCTTCGGCTGAAGACCTGGAGAAAATCAATCAAAATCTTGCTGACAG GTGCGACCATTTAGATGCGGCTCTGAATGAAGCAAGTGCTCGCATAAAAGCCCttgaaaataagaataaaatgctAGAAAATCAAGTG GCAGACTGGAGAGAACGCTTTTATGCAGTCAGCAGCACTTCCAAAGTTTTGCAAGAACGCGTTGAAGAAATGCGCACCACTAATAAAGAGAAGGACAACACGATCAGTCGGCTAAAATCGAGGCTTAAAGATCTAGAGGAAGCATTTGAAAAGGCTTACAAGTCATCTGACAATAAAAATACGAggctaaaggaagaaaataaaatgtttcagaat CTTTTAGGAGAATATGAGTCCCTTGGAAAAGAACATGAAAGAGTAAAA GACACATTAAAtgcaactgaaaacaaattgcTTGATGCAAACACACAGATTTCTGATCTGAAAAG GACAATTTCAAAACTCGAAGCTCAGCTCAAGCAGGTAGAACATGAAAATACGTTGAAACTTCGCCATATTACTGAAAGTCGTTTAAGAACCTCATGTGCCAA CAAGTTGGCAACTCCTGACGTCAGCAGGCGCAAGTGGTTGATCCCGGGAGCAGAGTATTCCATCTTCACCGGCCAGCCTTTGGAAGCGCAGGAGAGCCCCAAAGATAACAGATTCGAGGAAACCTGTGTTCCTTCGAG GCACCATTCTCCTCCTGAAAAAGACTCCTCACAAGAAGACTCTTCAACAAACacaatagaaaagaaagaaaatgagatgtcAGAAGCACCAATTATAAAAGCCTTTAAAGAActtgaagaaggaaaagcatttaaagatTGGGgtacacaaacagaaaaagaagacgCATCAGCta AAACATCCAATCGACGACAAACTGTTGGCTTTGTTGAAGCTTCTCTAGTTGCTAACCGATCCCCAGAGAAAGGCAAAGACCCCCACAGACCGAAACGCTACAGCTCGCCAGCCAGCCAGAGGTCATCGTCCCTTCCTCCTTCCAACAGGAAAGCAAATACTCCAA CAAGGAGAGAGATCATGTTGGCACCAGTGTCTGTGACGTACAGCCCAAAACGATCTCCGAGAGAAAACCTCTCTCCTGGATTCAGCCATTTGCTtagcaaaaatgaaaacacagtaaCAAG GTTTGATATACTTCTAGATGACCTGGAAGCTGGTCCTTCATCTACTTTACAGCACAATAATCCAAGAAAAAGGCTCCAGTTTCTCGCACTAGATGATGTGGAAG GAAGGCAACACTCAGGTGTCAGAAACAACTCTTGTGCTGAATCCATCAATACGGGAATGAAGAAGGCGACAGAGTGGGACGAAAGGAGCGCAACGCAAAAATCCGAGCCAGTGCCACCGCCTTGCGAGGGGGAATTCAAGTACGCAGCGAGGATTGCGACTCTGGCCGACACAGAGAGGCTTTTCGATGAGCTGACTCAAGAAAAGCAACAGGCAAAGATTATCTTTATGTTAAAGCTGGGAGGAAACGTAGTTGTTGTACGAGAG ATTGAGGCTGCATTGAGTCGAATACCTTGTTCTGGTGGAAGAATGACCTTGCAAGCAAGAATAAATCAG gAAGCCCTGGAGGATCGCTTGGAAAGGATTAATAGAGACCTGGGCTCAATACGCATGACTCTGAAAAGATTCCATGTTTTACGTACCTCTGCAAATCTTTGA